A window of Scomber scombrus chromosome 23, fScoSco1.1, whole genome shotgun sequence contains these coding sequences:
- the LOC134005496 gene encoding kelch-like protein 33 has translation MSGHPHQDKQVGQGRGVSVHNRRIQSPETVGKATKTGDKQQEREGVSGIRRERGVDRGGRSEEGRFGKRKDSGPGGKGRPGALFLNQKCDKDTELRHHRHFSLQKEDPDLLSYTLPSHSESLFACLQSLWKEGLLIDCTFPFQTNSFQAHRLVLASASHNPEAFFRLKQKPVFEVDEKAHCLTPVGLRAVLDFAYCGDVAMDLGKGEIMEEVLNACKCLEMERLRWKWMSKVVTSAATEIENSLAVIRDLWERGVGCDVTIQAESGEKYPAHRVVLAAGGDYFRALLCGGLRESSEDVVCLRGVASWVIESILSFIYTGQLRLGWRQIWDLTDALLQFQLQGALSLCLDFLRSRMDESTCLDVLVLAETYGLVQLGQAAEEYILAHFQCISAGEKFKDVPSPLLDRLLEKDSLCVESEIVVFNAVMSWVEDNPKERLPVLPGLLLRVRLPLLSNSELQKALSSRLLCRSPGAKEAVDVIRSLLKGDYRGPLCRPRAPNHVLVLVGGDTVDEEFMRRVPNQTLWYAHRLHRGPGLIRSIEWKPLAKLPEPARFRHSVCLLKNKLYVLGGRKYYGALDILKSALRFDLTQSKWERLPDMLCQRDYFSAVCLEGKVFALGGNRDDRQYLDAVEYYSPEENTWRRAPSLDTPVCGHAAAVLDGQIYISGGCDPHQGCLPSMWHYHPSHGCSPRAPMTAGAGRAGHVMLALGKGLLVAGGLQPLWMGFGDQLHCELYDPKHDSWSSIPALPRPHLSPGATVLDGQLYVVGGSSVDTARDTKWVHRYDPKEKCWEKLGAMPHPYTDLAACSLPHLHLTD, from the exons ATGTCTGGACATCCGCATCAGGACAAGCAGGTGGGCCAGGGGAGAGGTGTTTCTGTCCACAACAGGAGGATTCAGAGCCCTGAGACAGTAGGCAAAGCAACAAAGACTGGAGACAAACAACAGGAAAGAGAAGGAGTTTCAGGAattaggagagaaagaggggtaGACAGAGGGGGTAGAAGTGAAGAAGGAAggtttggaaaaagaaaagattcagGTCCTGGTGGAAAAGGAAGACCAGGGGCTCTCTTCCTAAACCAAAAATGTGATAAAGACACAGAACTGAGGCATCATCGCCACTTCTCTCTCCAAAAGGAGGACCCAGATCTCCTCTCTTACACACTCCCCTCACACTCCGAGTCTCTCTTCGCTTGCCTACAGAGCCTTTGGAAGGAAGGACTGCTCATAGATTGCACTTTTCCTTTCCAAACCAACTCCTTCCAAGCTCACAGACTTGTGCTGGCATCTGCCAGTCATAACCCAGAGGCATTTTTTCGCTTAAAACAAAAACCTGTGTTTGAAGTGGACGAAAAAGCCCATTGTTTGACCCCAGTAGGGTTAAGGGCTGTTCTGGACTTTGCATACTGCGGAGATGTGGCCATGGACTTGGGTAAAGGCGAGATAATGGAGGAAGTGTTGAATGCTTGCAAATGCCTAGAGATGGAGCGCCTGAGGTGGAAATGGATGTCAAAGGTTGTGACCTCTGCAGCCACAGAAATAGAGAATAGTCTGGCTGTCATCAGGGACTTGTGGGAAAGAGGAGTAGGATGTGATGTCACTATACAAGCAGAGAGTGGAGAGAAATACCCAG CACACCGTGTGGTGCTAGCAGCAGGTGGGGACTATTTTCGGGCACTGCTCTGTGGAGGGCTACGAGAATCCAGTGAGGATGTTGTTTGCCTGCGGGGTGTGGCATCCTGGGTCATCGAATCCATACTGAGCTTCATCTACACAGGTCAGCTCAGACTTGGCTGGAGGCAGATTTGGGACCTCACAGATGCACTGCTGCAGTTCCAGCTGCAGGGGGCACTCTCTCTGTGCCTCGACTTCCTGCGGAGCAGAATGGATGAAAGCACTTGTTTGGACGTGCTGGTCCTGGCTGAGACCTATGGGCTGGTCCAGTTGGGCCAGGCTGCAGAGGAGTACATCCTAGCCCACTTTCAGTGCATCTCTGCTGGGGAGAAATTCAAGGATGTCCCAAGTCCCCTTCTGGACCGGCTGCTTGAGAAGGACTCACTGTGTGTAGAGAGTGAG ATTGTGGTGTTCAATGCAGTAATGAGCTGGGTAGAGGACAACCCAAAAGAAAGACTACCAGTTCTTCCAGGCTTACTCCTCCGTGTTCGCCTTCCTCTTCTCAGCAACTCTGAGCTCCAGAAGGCACTGAGCTCTCGCCTCCTCTGCAGAAGCCCTGGGGCCAAAGAAGCAGTAGACGTTATTCGAAGCCTCCTAAAGGGGGATTACAGAGGGCCTCTTTGCCGACCTCGCGCTCCAAACCAT GTTCTGGTTCTGGTCGGTGGCGACACTGTTGATGAGGAATTCATGAGGAGGGTTCCCAACCAGACATTGTGGTACGCTCACCGGCTCCACCGGGGACCCGGTCTAATTAGAAGCATAGAGTGGAAGCCATTGGCCAAACTCCCTGAACCGGCTCGATTCAGACACTCAGTGTGCCTCCTCAAGAACAAACTGTATGTCCTGGGAGGACGCAAGTACTATGGAGCACTGGACATCCTCAAATCTGCTTTAAG GTTTGATCTTACCCAGAGTAAATGGGAACGCCTGCCTGACATGCTGTGTCAAAGGGACTATTTTTCCGCTGTGTGTCTGGAAGGAAAGGTGTTTGCGCTGGGTGGCAACCGTGACGACAGGCAATATCTGGATGCCGTGGAGTACTACAGTCCTGAGGAAAATACTTGGAG GCGGGCTCCCTCTCTGGACACACCTGTTTGTGGCCACGCTGCAGCTGTACTGGATGGGCAGATCTACATTTCAGGGGGCTGCGACCCCCATCAGGGCTGCCTCCCCTCTATGTGGCACTACCACCCTTCCCATGGCTGTTCTCCTAGAGCGCCCATGACTGCGGGTGCAGGACGTGCAGGTCATGTCATGTTAGCCTTGGGGAAGGGGTTGCTGGTAGCTGGAGGGCTGCAGCCCCTCTGGATGGGCTTTGGAGACCAACTCCACTGTGAACTGTATGATCCCAAACACGACTCCTGGTCCTCCATCCCCGCCCTGCCTCGGCCTCATCTGTCACCAGGGGCAACTGTACTTGATGGACAGTTGTATGTTGTAGGAGGGTCTTCAGTAGACACAGCAAGGGATACCAAGTGGGTGCATCGCTATGACCCTAAGGAGAAGTGCTGGGAAAAGCTTGGAGCTATGCCACATCCATATACAGATCTAGCGGCTTGTTCCCTGCCACATCTTCACCTAACTGATTAA